A window of the Eretmochelys imbricata isolate rEreImb1 chromosome 7, rEreImb1.hap1, whole genome shotgun sequence genome harbors these coding sequences:
- the WNT8B gene encoding protein Wnt-8b, with translation MTGPKAYLIYSSSVAAGAQSGIEECKFQFAWDRWNCPERALQLSSHGGLRSANRETAFVHAISSAGVMYTLTRNCSLGDFDNCGCDDSRNGQLGGQGWLWGGCSDNVGFGEAISKQFVDALETGQDARAAMNLHNNEAGRKAVKGTMKRTCKCHGVSGSCTTQTCWLQLPEFREVGTYLKEKYHKALKVDLLQGVGNSAASRGAIAETFSSISKKELVHLEDSPDYCLENKTLGLLGTEGRECLKRGKALSRWEKRSCRRLCGDCGLAVEERRAEMVSSCNCKFHWCCAVRCEQCRKRVTKYFCVRKEKRERSGGGGATRKLKRKP, from the exons ATGACCGGCCCGAAG GCGTATCTCATCTACTCCAGCAGCGTGGCGGCCGGGGCCCAGAGCGGCATTGAGGAGTGCAAATTCCAGTTCGCATGGGACCGCTGGAACTGCCCCGAGAGAGCGCTGCAGCTCTCCAGCCATGGCGGGCTGCGCAGTG CAAACCGAGAGACAGCCTTTGTCCATGCCATCAGCTCGGCGGGCGTCATGTACACGCTGACACGGAACTGCAGCCTTGGGGACTTCGACAACTGCGGCTGTGATGACTCCCGCAACGGGCAGCTCG GGGGAcaaggctggctgtggggtggctgCAGCGACAACGTGGGCTTTGGGGAGGCCATTTCCAAGCAGTTTGTGGATGCCCTGGAGACGGGACAGGATGCCAGAGCAGCCATGAACCTGCACAACAACGAAGCTGGCCGGAAG GCGGTGAAGGGGACCATGAAGCGGACCTGCAAGTGCCACGGTGTGTCGGGCAGCTGCACaacccagacctgctggctgcagcTGCCCGAGTTCCGGGAGGTGGGCACGTACCTGAAGGAGAAGTACCACAAGGCCCTGAAAGTGGATCTGTTGCAAGGGGTGGGTAACAGTGCGGCCAGTCGGGGGGCCATCGCCGAGACCTTCAGCTCCATCTCCAAGAAGGAGCTGGTCCACTTGGAAGACTCCCCTGACTACTGCCTGGAGAACAAGaccctggggctgctggggacCGAGGGCCGGGAGTGCCTCAAGCGGGGCAAGGCCCTGAGTCGGTGGGAGAAGCGGAGCTGCCGGCGGCTGTGCGGGGACTGCGGGCTGGCCGTGGAGGAGAGGCGGGCCGAGATGGTGTCCAGCTGCAACTGCAAGTTCCACTGGTGCTGCGCTGTGCGGTGCGAGCAGTGCCGAAAGCGGGTCACCAAGTACTTCTGCGTCCGCAAGGAGAAGCGGGAACGGAGCGGGGGCGGCGGGGCCACTCGCAAGCTCAAGAGGAAACCCTAA